The following is a genomic window from Solanum stenotomum isolate F172 chromosome 4, ASM1918654v1, whole genome shotgun sequence.
caaacaaatcatcaattctagggaggggatatttgttcttaatcgttaccttattcaactaccggtagtcaatacacattcttaaCGAGCCATCCCTCTTACGTACAAACAAAACTGGTGCTCCCCATGGGGACATACTaggccttatgaatcctttttctagtaaatcttttaattgctccttcaactccCGTAATTTTGTCggggccattctatatggaggcatggagataggttgagtatctggaatcacatcaataccaaactctacTTCTCGTTCTGGGGGCAAACCCGGAAGATCTCCAGGAAATACATCGGAAAATTCATTTACCACCGAAATGGATTGAAGAGTTGGCGGCTCTGCATCTATATTTTTCACTCTGACCAGATGACATATGTATCCTTTGGACACCATCTTCTTTGCcttaagataagaaataaatttacctCTTGGCGCCCCAATATTACCTTTCCATTCGAGGATTGCCTCTTTTGGAAACTGGAAATGCACTATCTTAGTTCGGCAATCTACCGTGGCATAACAAGAAGCTAACCAATACATACccattataacatcaaaatctaccatttctaactcaacAAAATCAGCCAATGTATCATGATCACAAACAGTTACAATGCAATTACGATAAACCCTTCTAGCTATAATAGACTCACACATCGGTGTAGATACTTCAAATGGCTTCACTAACAATTTTGGTgttcttttgaacttttcagcaatcaatggagtaacatatgatAGTTTAGACCCaagatcaattaatgcatatacaatatgtgaaaaGATGAACAATGTACCTGTAACCACATCCGACGAGGCCTCTAAATTTTGTCGAGCCCCTAGAGCATATATGCGATTTTGAACTCCACTAGAACTAGCTGATCCCCTAATTCCTCTACCACGACCAGTAGGCATCTGTCCCCTACCCAAAGAAGAtgctgatgatgatgatgcagCAACTGATATGGTAGGTTGTGCCACACCACCCACACCCTTATGAGGGCAATTTCTCATCATATGACCCGGTGtaccacaccaaaaacaaaTATCTATCCCAAACCTACATGCACCTAGATGATTCCTTCCACATTGTTTACAAGGCTGTCGAGGAGGCCTTGATTGGTTCGTACTTCCCTGCTCTTGATAACCCATTATTTGTGAATCTTGGCTTTCACTTCTTTGCCCAAACTGATTGCCCCTAAACCCTTGAAACCGTGGTGGAGCGCTAGCTGTAGAATAGAAGGATGATGGCCTAGGAGGTCGTTAGAAAACCGAGGCCTAAATTCACCTTGGGATGGTGTAAACTGCTTTATGGATCTGGCCCTCTTAGAATGCCCTATTTCTGACTCTTGTATCCTTCTTCTTTGCCTTTGATCCTCCAATTTTTGCGCAAAAACTTGCATCCTTGCTATATCCATATCTTTATTCAACGAATCAATGGTACAGTCTCTAAACAGATATGAATCTAATCTATCCACATATCGATGAACTCTATCCTCCATAGTAGCTATTACATTAGGAGCATACCTGGCcaaggaattaaatttgagaatgtactctttcacactcatatttcttTGGTGGAGATTTAAGAACTGATCCGCACGGGCCTCTCGGATCTCCAATGGCAGATAATGGTCAAGGAATGCATTTTTGAACTCTTTCCACGTAGCTGAAGGTGCATCTGTTTCCCCAGATTGCTTCCAAGATTCATACTACAATATAGCCACACCTTTTAACCTATATGTTGCTAGCTCAAGCGCTTCTTTACCACTTACATGCATAACATCCAAAGTGCATTGGATTTGATCTATAAAATCCTATGGATccttgtaacgacccgagagcaccccctagccatTACCGGCGTATtcaacctctcggaggtcttatacaaacccttagcattcgtcatagcatttatcatagaaaaatagcgaaaaatttaaaaaaatttcataatataacacaagacttaaaagtcacctcatttaaacctttaatacaaaatcggagtactacgtctcaaggtagccatcttaaaacataactacaacacaagagggacacaacccttacgatacaaaagaaactactatctagtacatagNCTCTTTCCACGTAGCTGAAGGTGCATCTGTTTCCCCAGATTGCTTCCAAGATTCATACTACAATATAGCCACACCTTTTAACCTATATGCTGCTAGCTCAAGCGCTTCTTTACCACTTACATGCATAACATCCAAAGTGCATTGGATTTGATCTATAAAATCCTGTGGATccttgtaacgacccgagagcaccccctagccattaccggcgtattcgacctctcggaggtcttatacaaacccttagcattcgtcatagcatttatcatagaaaaatagcgaaaaatttaaaaaaatttcataatataacacaagacttaaaagtcacctcatttaaacctttaatacaaaatcggagtactacgtctcaaggtagccatcttaaaacataactacaacacaagagggacacaacccttacgatacaaaagaaactactatctagtacatagaacttaaagAAACTCTTtgacataaaggtccttgaatctttaaggacatacccggaacttgggaatagtaagccaagctcatcacttctaggaaaggccctttagccaccaccacctacacttagtgtaaaaagataaagaagaatgatgttagtacaagaatgcactaagtatgataaccatacaaaaacatgattttaaaaggaaatttagttggaaaccatgcatcatgcctctttggagaaacttcaagaacatttagtactTTAGGCACAACATAAAgtacatacatcatcatacacgtggaaaccattcataattgCACATATgtccacttataacattttaggcacattcaatgcatataatacattaccttcctctttatcttaactcttttcctcaagcaacccttagggaatacttggtgcaatgtatcaccttaaggttaccaagggtgaacttacatatagccttcatcaatccaaccacatatattcatagagtcataagcataccataagacatagtcttcacataggaaccatcacctaagacaacccccaagtcacactagtgcattatgcaagtagcatcccataatactactcccaccaagtgttcctaggaagccaccatagactaggcacatcatattcaacaagtcataacatcttcatttaacattagacataagaccaacatacttcataacatcatataaggactcattcatttactacatcatcagtcataacccatttagtttatatcataggtaaaccaccctcacaaccccttcacaagctcatttgtgcaatgtacacatagAGTCCCATatccccacatatactaagcaagcccattaagaagtcataagtgtaattcacatgcataatcatactttaTGTCTTGACATatgtaaagtcaaccttaacatgctttcatattaatgtacatagaccatagtcttcattacctaaagagcctaatcataaccttcCTTAGagtacacttgtgcaatgcataagtagggtccatagtcatacctacactaagtaactcttcaagaaatcatgactagagttcatattcttatcttagttcatttcttaactttccggagacattgccataaccgacatagaccatgtgagctacatggaatccggtgttctactcccacaccaaaaagagagggtactacttgccaaagtaggacctacatacataatagttatctagtggatccactaagttaatacctacaggggcacgtagttatggaacaaggagattgctactagaaaaccttgacttactaagcgtggaggtttccatctcatgagacaacatctatgttagGAAcctggacttgctaaacgtgaaggttctcttgtgggaagccagacttgctaaacatgaagcccccactctcatttttcatgttcactcggtgctaagctccaactccctttttaaacatctttaagcctttatttaacattagttcataaaataggctttagggacttaatctctcatatcatatagctcaaaggtttctaagatgagaatgacctttcatcatagaacctatattatgtgagaatgacctttcacatagtcataccatattcataacatagtctagtttagagtacgattgaggaaacctttcaagagactcactttcactagattatcataaaccttattcattcattcatttgtgtgtgtacatatgtaagaaagcctttcacataaacacctttatacaacacatattcataccttgctaatcatacactttgcatgcataataagatgtaagggtgcatataagagttaacctttcaatagacaccataacacatcatattcatagctatacatgtagagtgtgtgtgtgtgcatattggtcctTATATTGAtataatagcaacaacattgatattaaGTGCAATTCACCTCAAcggatcacaacacattcacaatgtccctaaatcatgagcaattcacatataaagccttcagggattctagaccacccacccacacttcatcataggagacaaggacacattcaacattgaataggtactcctaacatgtatatgatcacacattcatataggtaggggtcattccacaatagtacttaacataatcaatcatgtagaccacaccttatccctaacattatcattcacattatactcctcatcatcaacacactttaaacatcatgctagcattgaggatttcatacataaccttcataacacaacttcatagacatatacatcataatcatcaattcacttcacatctattgccttcaaggccatgatctcaacatgcatagatagacaagaagtaaacaccgccaccataagtggaacaaaccacacaacatcaattctcatactatagactagaagttaagtcaacttaccaattctccaagccatgatcaccatggatcaatcctcaacaattcataatcaattgacatatgtagcaataggaatcaacaatgtaactcaataacataaacataatctaagtacaattctataaacaaaggaATCAACCCACAACTTTGCCCATAAGaccataattctcaactcatcaatatacaaataattcaacatgaataagtatagataatcataggaatcatcaatacaatctaacctaaacataatttcaccaatagagatcatattcacaaagacccacatcataggccaattttcgaGAATTTGGAGATCATGGGTTCCTCAAGAATTCCttttaaaaaccttaattccacatgaattcatcaatagaatgatttagaaaatattttgacaaaggACCCatatttagattgaaaattgggaattttggtctttgaatcacttttgaaaatctttgatagaactccttgaatgagaggttattcaagaatcaagagttaccgtaccttaattattgaagacccatgaaattgaagaagaaatcagttgaaaacccatcttctagcttgagcttcatcaaggtcttcaatggggtttttgagagaatctattttaaGAGGGAAGAGTCAATTTGAAAaatggggtctaattttagattttggggttttaaccaacttaaaataccctaaaataggtagaataaccgtttataataattccccaaagtacccaaactacccctcacttagttggaccttttaaacaagtcaaacttgagttttattttcgcagaatTTGTCGGGAAACAAGTTCGTGACACGGAgttgttcccacaagtttcataaattaaatttcaaggCAGTAGAGTCCGCGCCATGTCCGTGACGCGAACCAAacttttggcccttggtggagctagtgcgcgacgcggacatgctccctccatgagcaacttcaagctgccttggcagcttatTTGgtcaagggttggggtcctccttaGGGACCCTTAAGGtggtcccggggagtcgtatccaaatgttttgaccctaaaaacatttattaagacactagggttacctccactgattttagactccaaacaacacataaaaacatgaacaacatacacCAACACGCAAAAGACTAGTTTCCAAACAttttggtcgtcccttgacgtttgacttccaaactctttaaaactgactaaaaaggctattcttcattattttaacaagttattaatgcataaaactcatGTGAGGCACTATTTTACCCTACTTCAATTTGAGGGTCGATACAATCCTCATTAGGATCTGACCCGGTGAATGATGAAGGGTCCAAATTAAGGAAGTCACGCATCCGCGTGCCAGCTGCTCTATCTATACCACTAGTACCTCCAATTGGAACTTCTTGCCTTTGGCTGTGGCCAGCAACTATACGAGTCAATAGTTGGACTGCATTTCTCAAATCTTGCTCGGTAGCATTAATAGTGGGTTCTTGAGGTGCAGTTTCCCTCCTTAGATCTTCTGGAGATGGAGGGGTCGGGGAAGTCTGTGATAGAGACTCATCTTGAGCCTCACTTTGAACAGCTTGATTAGGTGGTGGTTGGCTGGTTTCTTCTCGGGTAGCCACATCTACTTGCTTGCCTATACTTTTACTCTTTCTCATAACCGACATCTTTGCTATAATAAAAGCAATTCAGAAGTTAAATACGATTCACCTACAACATTGGTTCTATCACACGGtctaagaaatgaaagaaaagagacAACTCATATATGTCCCGTAGCCTCCTATTTATAAATGTGATGCACAACACATCCATAAGCAAGATTCTACACAGACACGGCTTTGTGGACTCCTTAGGATGACCTGCTATGACACCACTTTTGTCACGCATCAAATCCCATTAAGATGGACAGGCACCCGATGTCCCAAAGTCCCGAGAGAACCAACATGTAACCTGCGCCTACTATGCATATAACTATCACAATCATGTGACaagttcacataggatgcagcgatacaaaccaacataagtagacccaaaacttatatacaagacttggaacttgaggccacaacttgttaagatgcaactgaaccatatacataagtctacaaagcctctaaaagatagaaaaccttaGAGTAGGCTGGGACAAACcccgccttacccttaactacgatacaataccaaaatgaatctaccaaGGACTCAATAAAGCTCTGAACCAatctggagctcaccaaaagtagttGAGTGTCGTGTGCTCCTACTGAGGAGGTCCACTAGCTGAAGTACCTGtgcctgcagcatgaaatgcagcgtctcCCGTGAGTGACGTCAGTACGAGAAAATGTACcgaatatgtaaggcaataacatatataaataagagTTCGAATGAAACCAAGTATCAATATGTATGCACAAATCAGAACAGAAGACCACCTTTGTTAACTCTTGGGGaatcatgtatgttacattcttgtctttacctttttgtgtgttatgatctttCTAAAGCATTTGATTCGAATGACCAGTTGATCATTGGTAGAAGAGgacgacccatgctaggcattttaacccctaggatgcggtcctcataattacacaaaatgggatcggcccatgctaggctttcgcccttGAGCtaccacccttctataccaattagGATTGGCCCATGCTAGgttttcgcccctgagctgccacccttaatTTTTCAGATTGCtttacttagattctttaatctttgaaaTTGCTATTTTGGTGGTCatgatcattttttatatttgggactatggaccagtagtagaagatatgaaaataatactttaaggcagtaacaatgacataaggagctatgtaacatcaatgcattacttgtgagcttaaatgacacaattgacttcaacTGACTAAGAGGAGGATTCACCAAACTTGCTTTGGCAAACACCATTTCAATACCAGCACATACGAGGATAATTACACACGTATAGAGTAGTgaacatataatgaagtaattctatACACTAAGAAGAGGGGGTAATATTGTCAGCTATTTGGAGATCATACGCAGCCATTATatttcctttactaggaatagaacttgGGAAATTCCCTTATTGATATTGATTGCAAGTATCACATTTCATGCCCAAGAATATTGAAttgaatagccttacataccttattttCTGACCAATATAACTATCACGATTCAGCCTCTCCTTTTAGAtattaatctacaatataagtcatgataaactAATATTAGCAGCTATCACACCGTGAGCCTCGTAAAATAGTAACTAAATTTGACTGGTAATGAGTACTGCCATCAAAATAATGTGTATCATCACACCCTCTTTCTCTGCCCAATACACATTATATATCCTATTCCAAGATTACCCAAGctgcaccaacaacaatacccataaaacagcctaaaatattctttatcatacaaCCAATTATTAAATTCACCACCCCCCTTGAGTTATTTGTGACAGCACACCCGTAAATCCTTactcaaactcatacataaggaggaagaaaatggagTAGTCACCTTACCTTAATTTCTGCAACTTCTCtttataacttgaattcctccagaacttcaactttccttcacacttaaaccaaagaagaagagaaaagtatcttaataattaaggaaAGTGAGCATTATCTTGTGGGAACTTCTGCCTTGTACATGAATAACATATTTTCTAGTCTTCCAAGtgagaattaagctaaatccataagtgtttCTCTTACCTTTGTTTGCAGAtatgagggtttcttcaagaaccctagaaggAATTTTTAGGCTGCTCTTTAAAGAAAAGGGAGAGACAGCTGAAGTGAATTGTGAATTTTGTATGTTAAAATGAGTGAAAAGATGAGCTCATATTGGGTTTAAATGCATCCTTTTttaccataaaaaaataatcctcTAGAACCTCCATTTTTTGGTCCATTTTCAGACACTAATTgatcaagtaggtgatgcacctgcttatgtacatcaatcagctcaaaaggtcaaactaAGTTATGCACCTACTAGCTTCCACTTGGGCTTAAATATATTGGGCCTTGGCAGATTTGGTTGTTGGgctttcatttcattttgttttatttaacatagtttgggcctcaagtgagtccaTTAGCATAGGCCCAAATCTGATCCATAAACCTTGACCTTTTAaactagatccatatagctcaagtaggtgatgcacctactgggttctttggactggtcaataagtcagagtaggtgatgcacctacctgtcacctactagcttagttaagtcaagcaagcagctcacctattttaatccattttctAATTATTAAACACTTTTTCTTTAACTAagcacttaactttcaactttaagctcaattaccaccttCTCGTCTCGAGTTTAAATACTTATGTTGGAGTTATAACTTGTAGTACACATGCTGCAACGTGCAAGACATCACATCACCTTTcgagctagtttaaaccaatgctaatcatataagaaacatggtccctAACCTATACAATAAGGCTATGTCTAGTATCACAAGAACAGAACAAACATATGCATAATACGGGCTGTTACAAATACGTTTATATTACTACAGTAAAAGTATGTGCATGAAAAATTACTCGCATTTTCTTCTGGGTCATACCATACATGTATTGGTATGGTTGAATCACATAGAATAGTAAACAAAAGATTTACTAATCctaatgattttatcatttggcaTGACCAGTTAGGCCATCCCAATTTTTATATGATGCACAAAATTATCGAGAATTCACATGGACATACTTTGAAGAATTAGAAAATTCTTCAATCAAAGAAATTCtcttgtgttgcttgttctcaagGAAAGTTGGTTATTAAACCATCAGTAGCTAAGGTTTGGATTGAATCCCCTGCATTTGTGGAATGTATACAAGGTGATATATGCGGGCATATTCACCCTCCATGTGAAccatttaaataatatatggtCTTGATAGATGCTTGTAAAAGATGATCACATGTGTGCTTATTATCAACTCGCAATATGGCTTTTGCAAGGTTGTTGGctcaaaaaataaagttaagagCACAATTTTCAGATTATGCAATAAAGACAATTCGACTTGATGATAC
Proteins encoded in this region:
- the LOC125861371 gene encoding uncharacterized protein LOC125861371 — its product is MGYQEQGSTNQSRPPRQPCKQCGRNHLGACRFGIDICFWCGTPGHMMRNCPHKGVGGVAQPTISVAASSSSASSLGRGQMPTGRGRGIRGSASSSGVQNRIYALGARQNLEASSDVVTGTLFIFSHIVYALIDLGSKLSYVTPLIAEKFKRTPKLLVKPFEVSTPMCESIIARRVYRNCIVTVCDHDTLADFVELEMVDFDVIMGMYWLASCYATVDCRTKIVHFQFPKEAILEWKGNIGAPRGKFISYLKAKKMVSKGYICHLVRVKNIDAEPPTLQSISVVNEFSDVFPGDLPGLPPEREVEFGHIVSDEGIRIDNQKIEAVKDWPRPTTPTEIRSFLGLAGYYRSFVEGFSSIASPLTKLTYKETKFQWSDACERSFQELKNKLTSTPHGKVIANGSRQLRPHEKNYPTHDLEQAAVVFALKIWHHYLYGVHIDIYTNHKSLQYIFKQRDLNLRQRRWLELLKDYGIDNLYHLGKANVVADTLSRKIMASTYGKSVERQGITKDLCQLASLGVRLFESPDEGVIVQCGRILISSGSEREAVH